Below is a window of Brassica napus cultivar Da-Ae chromosome A5, Da-Ae, whole genome shotgun sequence DNA.
CATGGATGATTGAGTCAAGTTTCTGTAGTGAGGGGCGTGTGGACAATAACTATTCAGAATATTTCATTGTCTTTTAGTAAACACTACTTGACAAACCAAAACAAACCGTGTGATACGCAATGAATGTGGAAAAATGCACACATACATTATATGCCCAAACGTGACGGTAACGTCGATAAAACTATATGTCTATATATACAACCAAAAACACTCATCACTATAAATACAAAAGGCAATTAGGGAAAATTATACAgatattcttatttttatttatgatcTTTATTCTTCTATGGACATGGATTTCCGGTGGTGTATGATGATACTTCTTAATTAGTTTGTCTTGTAAGTTATGATTATACTTATCTATCCAATCATGACCTAGATTTACCTAGATTTCATTAACCTAGCTACAGCGTTTTGGCCTTTAAATATGTTTGATCCATAATTTGACATCTGAAGTATAAATCCATTAATATTGagtattttcatataatatttcaagaataaaaactgacataataagaaaaagaaaagataaattaagAATAATTTCTCATACGAAAGGCtccaatctttcttttttttttaacactgaattTCATTATATAGAAGAGATAAGCTCATCCCCAAACCAGAGATGAGACCAATACAGAGCCATTCGCACAGTCTCAAAGCAAcgcaaaaaaaaaccaaacgtCAGAAAAGTAAAGCAGAGAAAGTTTAAAAAGCTAAAAACAGTAAATAAGCACCACCACTAGGCAGCATAATAAAAACACAGCTCAAAAACTGagacagagagaagagaagctaTCAGACCAAAGCCAAACACTTCACTGCCTTCGTTATCCTGCCGCAGGAACCACAGCGGTAGCTCGCAAAGCCGTGGCTGAAGCTTCTTTGATCAGCAAATCGTTTAGCCACAAAGGTCCTCCTGATGCAACATAAGACTGGGAACGGTTATCCGACGTCACACTATTAGCGATCGACTTAGCAGCTAAATTTCTCTCATTcttaataaaattaacattCCAATCCTGGAAAAGCCTCAAACGCTCTACGATGGCAGAGATCAAAAGATGAAACTGGGGAAATAGATCTGGTCGAAGAAGAGCCATCCGAAGATCCAAAGATGAGGTTTCAAAAATCACACGTTGAGAATGGTGAGAAACCATAGACTCTACTGACCAGAGAAGGGCATGAAGCTCCGTAGTAAGCGGAGAAGCTAGTCTTGTGAAGGCCCGTCTGCTGTGTAGAAGTACTTTACCCTCCTCATCACGAAGTAGCCATGCGGCTCCACTCAGTGGCGCATTAAAGGTCCAAGACGAGGCCACATTACATTTAAGCCAGTTAGGAGGAGGGCGCAGCCAGCGCACCTCATCAATAGAAGGTGGAGCCAAAGGGGCTTCCAGTACAGTACTAGGCGCCATAGTTTCTCTCCATACTTCAGCATCCATCATAGCTTTATCGAGAACACTAGCCGGAGCAAGTCTTGTATGCTCAAAGCAGAACTCATTTCTGGCTTTCCAAATATGCCAAAGAACCCAAGGAAACATTTGAGCAACGCTTGGAGACAAGTTCGTCCTTTTGCTGCATTTCAGAAGATGGTAAAGATTAAGGAAGACTGAGTTCGACCAAGAACCTGAGGGAGGCATAGGGATATTCGATCCAGCCCAAACATCTTTTGCGAAGTGATAATGAAACAATACATGTGCAATATCCTCAGGGCCCCTGCCACACGCTGGACATGTAGGATCGATGTTAATACCTCTCGTACGTAATCGAGTTCGACCAGCCAAAGCACCAGAAAGGATTCTCCACAGAAAATGCCTCAGTTTTGGAGAGGTTTTGGTTTTCCATAACTCTGTCCATAACTTCTTTTCAAGAGGAGACACTGCAGGAACCGTAGGGTTGAGGCTTTCCTCTGCAATTTCCAGGAACTTATACCCACTCTTGGATGTGTAGTTACCATCTTTAGTATATGCCCATATTAGCTTGTCCCTCCTATTGGGGTTCTTCCTTGTTTTGAGTATAATCTCTGCGTCACCAAGACTGAAGGTTTGGCGAATCAGGTTCTCATTCCATGCACCCGTTTGATGATCAAAAAGATCTTCCACCTTCAGTGTAAGATCAACCACCGAATCAGCTCTGTAATTAGGAGAACGTGGGACTTTGTCAATAATCCACTTATCCCACCACACATTAGTTCTAGTAGTTATAGAAACTACTATATTACATTATAAATGGTTAATactttgatgaaatattttaatataaatgtcatttTTTCTGAATGATCAACCTTAACTGAATCTTTAAACGAAAATGATGTTTAAGACATTGTCATTTTGTTGAAAATGAATCTTTGTAGCAATTATGCTGTCACAGTGCAATTTAAAGACAACGACATAAACCAAAAAGAATAAATGAAAACTAGGATACCCTCGTCTTACTGGAATATAATACTGGGCCAAACGGGTATTTATAAAACTGGGCCTTTTTGTTTTACTAAGTGGGCTTCCGACAAGTATTCATCTCatcaattaaaaaaagagaaaaagatttTGGATAATTGGATAACCCTCGAAACGAAGCTGAGGAAGAGGAAAACCACATCCTTGCAGCGttaagaggaggaggaggaagaagaagataaatcgATTCTCTGTTTGGATTTTCAATGGCGGTTTCTTCTGTAACTTCGTTCATACTACCCTCTTTCGCCAATCCCACCTCTTCGTCTTCTACCAGACAGAAAGTCTCTCTGCATCCATCTTCTACTCATGGCGTCATTGGCTCTTGCGTCCTTAACAAACCTTCCGTCTCGTTTACGAAGAAGGTCTTCGCAGCTCCCGAAACCCTTACTCCAGAAACTCTCGATGAACCCTCCTCTGAGGAATTCTCCGAGGTACAACTCTTTTCCTCTCTGTCTCTTTCTCGGATTCTTCGACATAAGACAATGCGGGAACACATGTTTTGCAGACTTATTAGCATATCATATACGTTTTCTAATGTCTCGGCTAGATAAAGCTGCTTCCTTTATGTGTAATTAGTCTTTGTTCTGATAAAGTTTACTCCTTTTTGTATCTGTGTGACATTCAGGCTCCGAGCTCTTCCTCCATAAGCGTAGACGCGGATAAGGTATATTCCAGCTCACTACTATAATGTTGGATATGCATATTTGTCAAAGTTGTTGTCTTTTTTGGTTTACGAGGTTCTTACATTACTCGGTGCTGTCTTCTCTGTATTAAGAAAATGACATTAAGTAGATAGTTTTCAGACCACTATCATGTTTagagttatgttttttttggagGTTTTGTGGAGAttcattgtttttgtttggttaaattgatttttttttattgtaagcaGATGGCGCCAAAGCAAAAGATTAGGATCAAGCTTAGATCATACTGGGTGCCTCTTATCGAGGACTCATGCAAGCAGATACTCGACGCTGCGAGGAACACCAATGCCAAGACGATGGGTCCTGTTCCATTGCCTACCAAGAAGCGTATCTATTGTGTTCTCAAGTCTCCCCACGTTCACAAGGATGCAAGGTTTCACTTTGAGATCCGGACTCACCAGAGGATGATCGATATTCTCTACCCTACTGCTCAAACCATCGACTCCTTGATGCAACTGGATCTTCCTGCTGGTGTTGATGTGGAAGTGAAGCTCTGAAGATCAACCGTAACTACAATGGTAACAAAAATGACTCTGACTAGTTAGTGAACTGAGTACAAAATCTTCATCAGATTAGAATTTAACTTGTTCCTAACCAAAGTTTTCTTCTTCAGGTACCATGGGCATTTACATTGCAAGAACAGGCTGTTTCATATCAACAACACTGCTTAGAATTGGTAAACCATGTATTATCTTTTGAGAGCTTCTGTAATGAATATTCTTTGGTCCTAGAAAAGTTGGAATCTTTTAATCTTCCTTGTTATTAGTTGATGAACAAATCCGCAATTAAGCAAGTTCAAAGAAatcttttgtgtgtgtgtgtctacTAATTGTTTTGCCGCCAGTGCTATAATTAGTACAATACGTTTCCTTGATTCAAAAAGAAAGCACAATACATTTCCTCTTGTATTTTAGTGGAATctttatatgaaatataaataagGAAAAGTATACAAGTTgagtttttagaaaaaataaggaAGTTGGAATCTTGAAAGCAACTTCGTTGTTATACTTAATCTGAAAGTTTATCCACAAACTTAATGGAGTTTACAATGACTTGCTAAATTGGCATTATGCATAGATATTCAACTAACCAGTATATTTAACTTGGAGATTATTGCAAAATATCATATGTACAGCTTtatgattaatattttaatcacaaaattagGGGGAGTATTACTTCATTGTAGGATCATCTCttgaccaaaagaaaaagaatggtcgacaaaattgaaaattaatctaAGTGGAGGAGATGACAATGATGGGCATGTTTTTATAATAGTCGCCAAGGCATATTCCCACGATATACCAACATGGACCgtccattttattttattttacttgatattttataattctttttgtttaaaaaatattcgaaTAAAAGAATATTGTTACTTTTGAATTCATACACAATACCTgcttcaataattttatattttgctaGATACATGCTAATAATATTACTCCAGAATGGTGCCATTTTGGGTTTGTTAATGATATTTGCTAACTAGTCAAATCATATTTGCATCAAAAATATGGTATAGTTTGGTTTATTTTGACCACGCTTTATTTGATATCtccattgttttgttttgtttttttttctattcgcTAGTATATCAATATGCTCAAATGGAATTGAATACATGTAATTAAGTGATGATTACACTAATATGaactatcttcttttttttttttcctctgaaacATTCCATTCCATTGATGAAAATCCATGACTTACACATGATACACAATCAAATCTAGCGAGTTATCAAACTCCTAGAGACTAAACAGCAGTACACAAGATCGTATttgtttgttataaaaaaaattcgaatatTGTTACTTTTGAATTCATACACAATACCtgtttcaataattttatattttgctaGATACATGCCAAAGAATTACATTTCGATCTAGTAGTAAGTTATACGAGTTAGTATCGATCCCTCCACTTATAGTTGGTTTGGTTCTGTTAAAAGTCTTTATCGTCCGAGAAGAACCAATCCCAGTCGAAAACCAACGGCTATGTTAGAAGCATCAAACAAAACAGGGTTGTGTGTTTTCAAAACTCGAAGAGACAATCTTTTCAATGGCTGAAATTGAAAGGAAACAACATATACTCCCAATACAAAGAAAACACataagtttcatattttttcttttggtttttgcaAAGTATTCTGAGACTCATAATTGTCACACATCTATTGGAGGGGTCCTCAGTGATGTGCCCTTTAATAGctttacttaaaaaaaacttgttgTTTGCGATTGCAATTACTAAACTAAGAAGAATCTGTATTTTCACATCCTATCACTTGGATAAAATTTAGGTAGTAGCTTATTGTTAATCATATAAAGTTgccaaaataacatataagctGCATGTCATTTTGAAGTCAAGCAGGATAATATTAAGTAAATTTGCTCATAATATAATAATCTCATTTGATTAGAGAGAGAAATGAATGAGAGTATGGTTCATCTGACAGTGACCTGAAAATGGTAGCCTTCAAGGGAACGATGGCTTCACGGATATATGGACAAACGATGTCATTTGTCACTGCATACGTCACTCTCCTTCTCCATCTTTCATCTTTTATTTATACACACGTCTGAAACATAGGGATTTctgtaaatatttctttttgtcGAAATAcatgtttagatttttttctttaacaagtTTAGATTTACTTCTATCaaatatatgtaatttattttgagtttttcttaaaaaaaaaaattaaattgactATTAGGACAAATTGCACCAGATCAGTGTAATTGGATGTAGTATTCATTCACGTTTACGGATTATAGTCAAATAAACAaagattttttcattgaaatattatatttttgaagttgctatataaattataataaaataagataaaaacaaaagagGTTGATGATAAACAGAAGTAGGTGTCACAGAAAAGAGCATGTGATTAAATACATATTACGCACAAAAAATCTTGGCCACAAAACCGATGAAAAACATGTGGTATGTAATAACGTTGCTAGTTTAACCGTCGACATAGTTCTTGAATTTTGAATTGCACaagaaaaaacgaaaaaaatcaCACAAACTTTcagaattaaaataatattttaccttTCGAATAATAAccacacaaacacacaaaagCAGTAACTGGAATTGGATATAGActacaaatgtattttgaaataaaaaacctAAGATTCATgccaaatatatgaaaattatcaATCTGGAAGGGAAAACATTTATCACTTGCAGTTGtctttatttacaaaaatctagtgttttttaataaaaaaagattatcaTTACTTTGAGGTGATATAAAGCTCTGTAGAAAAATAACTTATTACCAAATCTGCATCCTGTTttgctcaatttttttttaacatcctGTTACCAGTTGAAATTTGGAACAAGAAAAGTAAGAATGCCACCCTAGTCCCCAGTCCCAGGGAACAGTAAAAATAGCTTCATTTACCACTGGTTTAACAATTAAATTAGGTTTAGCTTTCCTTTTGTagtggagaggagagagatagagagaaactccaaaaatataaattgctGACATCCTCCCGTTTTCGTGTTtagatattaaacaaaaaaaaaaaaactcatttcttTTTGTTGGCCGAGAAAATTTCCAATGTTCCCGGTCACAAGTCGCCGCCACTTCACATCCTCCCTATATATCCTCCGTTCATCTTCTCCACACAACCATCTCCTCtactcttcctcctcctcatcttTCCTCCcttccttcatctcctccaaATCCAAATCCTCCTCTTCAACCAACAAAAACAACCAACTATCCCCTCCTCCAATGGCCGCGTGCATCGACACGTGCCGAACCGGTAAACCACAGATCTCACGTGACTCAAACCGGTCCCACGACGACGAATCCGGTTTTCGTTACTCCAATTACTACCGCCCCTCCGGTTATCATCATCCAACAACCCAGACCAAAACCATCCACACCCGTCCTCTCATCGAAGACCTCCCAAACGACGACGTATGGGCCAAGATCCGACAAGAAGCCAAATCCGACATCGAGAGAGAGCCAATCGTCTCCGGCTACTACCACGCCTCGATCGTCTCCCAACGCTCCCTCGAAGCCGCCTTAGCCAACACGCTCTCCGTCAAGCTCAGCAACCTAAACCTCCCGAGCAACACGCTCTTCGATCTCTTCAACGGCGTCCTCGAACAGAACCCTAAGATCGTCGAGTCCGTTAAGCAAGACCTCTTAGCCGTCAAGGAGCGTGACCCGGCCTGCATCAGCTACGTCCACTGCTTCCTCCACTTCAAAGGCTTTTTAGCCTGCCAGGCCCATCGAATAGCCCACGAGCTTTGGGCCCAAAACCGAAAGGTTCTTGCTCTGCTGATCCAGAACAGAGTCTCCGAAGCCTTCGCGGTTGATTTCCACCCCGGGGCCAAGATCGGGACGGGGATTTTGCTGGATCACGCGACGGCGATTGTGATCGGAGAGACGGCGGTGGTGGGGGATAATGTTTCGATTCTTCATAACGTGACGCTTGGAGGCACGGGGAAGCAGTGTGGGGATAGGCACCCGAAGATTGGGGACGGGGTGTTGATTGGAGCTGGGACGTGTATTCTTGGGAATATTACGATTGGTGAAGGGGCGAAGATTGGGGCTGGGTCGGTGGTGTTGAAGGATGTGCCGCCGAGGACGACGGCTGTGGGGAATCCGGCGAGGTTGCTTGGTGGGATAGATAATCCGAAGAAGCATGATAAGGATCCTGGTCTGACTATGGACCAAACCTCGCATATATCCGAGTGGTCGGATTATGTTATTTAAagtgttttgtgttttgttgttTATTCCATAATCATCAGATCATTTGTCTTTGTAAGGTATTGTCTGATTTAAGGATTTGAAACTAAACTCGGAAACTCTTAAACGATGTGTAGTTTGAGTTTCATGTGGTTCGTTTCTGATTAGCAGAGACTATGTTTAGTATGTATGTTTGTCGGGAATAAACTGAAAGTTTATCATTTATCATCAGCCTCTTTGAGTTTTTATTTTGCTTGCTACAGCTGTTTAGGAGATGACAACAATACCACTCAAGAACTAGGAATGCTTGTTACAATCAATATGAACGTAGATATTACTCTGTAAGTGTCATTTATTTTCTGTTGTCACTTGTTTTAGCGTATGTGCTAGGCAACTATAGCGACATGTTGTCCTGCTTTAGGTAGGGATCACTATATATCTATGGAAGGTCTTGGTCTTCTTGTATTTTCTGAGTAGTTTAAGAAGATTGTGTGCTTTTGTTCATGGAAAATACACAAGAGTTTCTGGGAAGGAGAGTTTAAGCATTTAAAAAAGGGCTTTGCCTCTTGCGGCGTCAagaattataatttattattgactGTAATGAATTTGTCTTCtgtcataatatttttattgacgCAGTTTGGCTATATGTATGTTGTTCATCGTGTGAGAGACTTAAACATTTTTATCGTCtctgttctctcatgaaacagaGTTACACGATGGACAATTCTCTCGACTTTCTCCTCTATCAGTCCATCTACTTTTCGATGTTctccattttctttaatttgCTTTTGTTGTTAGGTATGTTTGGATCCTGGGTTTACCAAAAAGGCGTGGCTTGTGAAAGTAATGATGGTGTCATGACCGAGAGGTTTAAGAAAACGTCTTTAACGTACAATAAACTGGTCCTTGTATGTTGTGTCGCTTTCTCTGCCTTGAGTTCTGTGTTGTTGCTGTCAAGTTGCTTCCATCTGCATGCAAATGGTTGGGATCGCAACAAACTGATGAATCTCTTAGATCTTCTGTTTGCAGCTCTTTCTTGGGGTGTCATCTCTTTCTACCTGTATAGAAATGGTCAAAAGTTTCCTTTTCTGCTTAGAGTCTGGTGGGTTATCTATTTCATGGTTTCTTGCTGCAGTCTTTGGGTAGACATTGTCCTATACAAGAAGCAAGAACTGGAGTCTCTTCACCTTTTGATATATCATGCAGTGGCAGTTACCGTGGGGTTGTTTCTCTCCTATTCATGTTTCCAGAAGAAGCAAGGAGAAGGTGAAAGGATCAACCTACTCGAAGAGCCCCTCTTGAATGGAGGAGCCGAAGAGGAGGTTGTTACACCTTTCTCTAACGCTAGCTTTCTAAGCCACATGAGTTTCTCCTGGATGGGGTCTCTCATCGCCTTGGGAAATGAGAAAATCATAGACAGCGAGGATGTTCCTCAAGTCGACGGCAGTGACAGAGCTGAGAAACTGTTTTCTATATTCAGGAGTAAGCTTGATTGGGACGATGGTGAAAGAAACATCACCACGTTCAAGCTTATCAAGGCGCTCTTCTTCTCAGCGCGGCGAGATATTCTCTTCTCGACTCTCTTTGCTTTCGTCTACACGTTATCTTGCTACGTTGCGCCGTACCTCATGGACACTTTCGTCCAGTACCTGAACGGTAACAGACAGTACTCAAACGAAGGGTTTGTTTTAGTGACGACCTTCTTTGTTGCCAAGCTTGTGGAGTGCCAAGCGCGGAGGAACTGGTACTTCAGGCTGCAAAAGGGCGGGATTGGAATGAGATCGGTCCTTGTTTCGATGATCTACGAAAAGGGCTTGACACTTCCTTGCCACTCGAACCAAGGACACACCAGCGGCGAGATCATAAACCTCATGACGGTTGATGCTGAGAGGATCAGTGCTTTTAGTTGGTACATGCATGATCCATGGATACTCGTCTTGCAAATCAACTTAGCTTTACTGATCTTGTACAGAAGCCTTGGGCTAGGATCAGTTGTAGCTTTCGCCGCAACGTTTTTAGTAATGCTTGGGAACATTCCTTTAGCCAAGCTGGAAGAGAAGTTTCAAGGAAACTTAATGGAGTCTAAAGACGAGAGGATGAAGAAAACATCAGAGGTGTTGCTGAACATGAGGATACTTAAACTCCAGGGATGGGAGATGAAGTTTCTTTCCAAGATTCTTGGCCTTAGACGCGTTGAAGCAACCTGGCTTAAGAAGTTCGTGTATAACTCGGCGGGTATCAGCTCTGTCCTCTGGGCTGCACCTTCGTTTGTATCAGCAACAGCTTTTGGCGCTTGTATGCTTCTCAAGATCCCTCTTGAATCAGGAAAGATACTAGCGGCTCTCGCAACTTTCCGCATTCTGCAGACTCCGATCTACAAACTCCCCGACACGATATCGATGATTGTTCAGACAAAGGTGTCCCTCGACAGGATTGCTACTTTTCTATGTCTTGATGATTTGCAGCAAGACGTTGTGGAGAGACTCTCTAGTGGAAGTTCAAAGATAGAT
It encodes the following:
- the LOC106452342 gene encoding serine acetyltransferase 3, mitochondrial-like, translated to MFPVTSRRHFTSSLYILRSSSPHNHLLYSSSSSSFLPSFISSKSKSSSSTNKNNQLSPPPMAACIDTCRTGKPQISRDSNRSHDDESGFRYSNYYRPSGYHHPTTQTKTIHTRPLIEDLPNDDVWAKIRQEAKSDIEREPIVSGYYHASIVSQRSLEAALANTLSVKLSNLNLPSNTLFDLFNGVLEQNPKIVESVKQDLLAVKERDPACISYVHCFLHFKGFLACQAHRIAHELWAQNRKVLALLIQNRVSEAFAVDFHPGAKIGTGILLDHATAIVIGETAVVGDNVSILHNVTLGGTGKQCGDRHPKIGDGVLIGAGTCILGNITIGEGAKIGAGSVVLKDVPPRTTAVGNPARLLGGIDNPKKHDKDPGLTMDQTSHISEWSDYVI
- the LOC106452340 gene encoding 30S ribosomal protein S10, chloroplastic; the encoded protein is MAVSSVTSFILPSFANPTSSSSTRQKVSLHPSSTHGVIGSCVLNKPSVSFTKKVFAAPETLTPETLDEPSSEEFSEAPSSSSISVDADKMAPKQKIRIKLRSYWVPLIEDSCKQILDAARNTNAKTMGPVPLPTKKRIYCVLKSPHVHKDARFHFEIRTHQRMIDILYPTAQTIDSLMQLDLPAGVDVEVKL